TGCTTCCTATGAACAGGTATTGCGCGAGCTTAGCGGCTGGAAGGAGAAAAGGATTACATGTTGTCTGCGGTTGTCAGAATGTTACCGGGAGCTCGGTGAAGCGGAGCTCAGGCTGAATAGCCTCTTCCGCTCTTTCGGCTTCGGGCTGCCCCAGGCAGATGTCTGCTGCGCTATAGCCGGATTCTTCGAGGAGCGCCGGGAATGGGAGAGTGCAATCTACTGGTATCTCCAGGCAATCGGCCGGCAGACCGCGCCTCCGGGAGAACGTCCGGTCTCACAGGCCTGTTACACCTGGCTGCCTCATGTCCTGGTCAGCCGCTGCTTCGCCGCCGCCGGAGAATGGCAGCAGGCCTACCGGCATAATGAGCAGGCCTTAGCATACTTGCCGGGGAATCAGGTCTTGCTGGGCCAAAGAAGCGCATTACATCAAGTGCTCGAAGAGACAAGGTATAAGAAAGAATAATAAAGAAGCAGGCAGTTGGAAGATTACAACTGCCTGCTTCTTTATATACCGGACCTGTAAGAGAGCCTCCAGCCTGACTCTAGTTTTGGTAATTTACTGGACTTGCCGGTCCGGAATACCGTATAAACGGGCATGGCAGTGAATATCTTGGTTATGGAAGAGCGTAAACCGGAAAGGGGCTGCTATGTAGACATTATGAAGATAAAGATTGCCATACTAGGAGCCACAGGCCATATCTCTAAAAATCTGATTCTCGGTCTTGCAGTACTGCAGGAGTATGAGCTGTATATATTCTCACGATCCGCAGACAAGATGGCCCTTTTCCTGACGGAGTACCAGCTTCAGGAGCGTGTCAAGCTCTGTGAATACAATGAATTTGCACAAGCGGCGGACTATGATGTGATTATTAACGGGGTGGGGATCGGAGATCCGCATGACCTGGTTCAACATCCGTTCAAGGTCTTCCAGATTACCGAGCAATATGATAATCTGATTCTGGCCTATCTGCACAAGTATCCGACAGCCGTTTACATTAACTTGAGCAGTGGGGCGGTGTACGGGTCTGACTTTGATCAGCCTGCTACAGACGGGAAGTGGCTTAAGCTTGATCCTAACCATCTGTCCGCGAAGGAATTTTACGGAATCGCTAAGCTGAACATGGAAGCTAAACACAGAAGTTTGAGCCGACACCGAATTGTGGACTTGCGGATCTTCGGTTTTTTTAGCGCGTTCATTGATTTGAACTCCCGTTATTTGCTGACGGATATTATTCATCACCTTAAGAGAGGAGAGATTCTTCTCACCTCAACGGACAACATCATTCGAGATTATGTGCATCCCTGGGATTTCATCCAGTTCATTAAGCTATGTATGCTGGAAGGGATACCGAATGATGTCTATGATGTGTACTCGCTGAAGCCTGTTGCGAAGTTTGAGATCCTTGACTACTTTGCAGATTACCATGGTCTGAAGTATGAAATACAGGATAACCCTAACTATAACTCCATTACTGGCTCCAAAAATAACTATTATTCGCTAAATGACCGCGCTTCCCGAATAGGGTACCTGCCCAGATACACCTCGCTGCAGAGCATACAGACCGGTTACGGGCATCTGTCAAGATCAGGATGTCATTCATAAAGTCATATATAGAGGTGAGAAGGAT
The sequence above is a segment of the Paenibacillus sp. FSL R7-0204 genome. Coding sequences within it:
- a CDS encoding NAD-dependent epimerase/dehydratase family protein — its product is MKIKIAILGATGHISKNLILGLAVLQEYELYIFSRSADKMALFLTEYQLQERVKLCEYNEFAQAADYDVIINGVGIGDPHDLVQHPFKVFQITEQYDNLILAYLHKYPTAVYINLSSGAVYGSDFDQPATDGKWLKLDPNHLSAKEFYGIAKLNMEAKHRSLSRHRIVDLRIFGFFSAFIDLNSRYLLTDIIHHLKRGEILLTSTDNIIRDYVHPWDFIQFIKLCMLEGIPNDVYDVYSLKPVAKFEILDYFADYHGLKYEIQDNPNYNSITGSKNNYYSLNDRASRIGYLPRYTSLQSIQTGYGHLSRSGCHS